From Senegalia massiliensis, the proteins below share one genomic window:
- a CDS encoding sensor histidine kinase, giving the protein MVNIDLSIFKSIYLDISIIIFSRIISYLIVLIFEGAKNVKNNIELPNIYWFSVFFIPLSSMYLTLLLFQNSNLNKYELLISILILFIINIVTFYLYDMLTRIYKEKIQNELLEKQNQYYEEQFKIMNSSYKKLKAIRHDLKNHLIAIEDYIIHNKKEKVLKYIEKINTSSYDKREFAHSGNVDIDSILNYKIQYAKSKGISIDLNLNIPYDLNLDSFDMIIVIGNLIDNAIEATFKLENDKRFIHINIFYDRNILHMHFKNNFDGKIIKEKEKILTTKKDKFNHGIGLKNVKYILNKYEGDLDCSYDDNIFYVKLLFYL; this is encoded by the coding sequence ATGGTTAATATAGATTTATCTATTTTTAAGTCAATCTATCTAGATATTTCTATTATAATTTTTAGTCGAATAATAAGCTATCTTATCGTATTAATATTTGAAGGAGCTAAAAATGTAAAAAACAATATAGAATTACCTAATATTTATTGGTTTTCTGTCTTTTTTATTCCTTTAAGTTCTATGTATTTAACATTGTTACTTTTTCAAAATAGTAATTTGAATAAATATGAATTATTAATCTCCATACTAATATTATTTATAATCAATATAGTTACTTTTTATTTATATGATATGTTAACTAGAATATATAAGGAGAAAATACAAAATGAATTATTAGAGAAACAAAATCAATATTATGAAGAACAATTTAAAATTATGAATTCTTCTTATAAAAAATTAAAAGCTATAAGACATGATTTAAAAAATCACCTTATAGCTATAGAAGATTATATAATTCATAATAAAAAAGAAAAAGTACTAAAATATATAGAAAAAATTAATACTTCATCTTATGATAAAAGAGAGTTCGCCCATTCTGGTAATGTAGATATTGATAGTATATTAAATTATAAAATTCAATATGCCAAGTCAAAAGGTATAAGTATAGATTTAAATTTAAATATACCATATGATTTAAATTTAGATTCTTTTGATATGATTATAGTAATTGGCAACTTAATAGATAATGCCATAGAAGCAACTTTTAAATTAGAAAATGATAAAAGATTTATACATATTAATATATTTTATGATAGAAATATACTTCATATGCACTTTAAAAATAACTTTGATGGTAAGATTATAAAAGAGAAAGAAAAAATCCTAACCACAAAAAAAGATAAGTTTAATCATGGTATAGGACTTAAAAATGTTAAATATATATTAAATAAATATGAGGGGGACTTAGATTGTAGTTATGATGATAATATATTTTATGTAAAATTATTATTTTATTTATAA
- a CDS encoding accessory gene regulator B family protein, translating into MKIENSINSPDRLILKRIILMIVNIITIIVIGILFDRVLESIIFIISYEPIRSYAGGYDAGNNLNCYIFSLAVTIIAMISIKYIPSSNYIILFLVIISSFIVLLSPVEDINNFSNKEKAKKYKIISKMMCILELAIVLMLLILKVNNIALTISISLFILSIMILFGKVQ; encoded by the coding sequence ATGAAAATCGAAAATAGCATTAATAGCCCTGATAGACTTATACTAAAAAGAATTATACTTATGATAGTAAATATTATAACTATAATTGTAATTGGAATATTATTTGATAGAGTTCTAGAGAGTATAATTTTTATTATTTCTTATGAACCAATTCGTTCATATGCAGGAGGATATGATGCAGGTAACAATTTAAATTGCTATATATTTTCTCTGGCTGTAACTATAATAGCAATGATATCTATAAAATATATTCCATCATCAAATTATATTATATTATTTTTAGTAATCATATCATCATTTATAGTATTACTATCTCCAGTAGAAGATATTAATAATTTTTCTAATAAAGAAAAAGCAAAGAAATATAAAATCATATCAAAAATGATGTGTATTTTAGAATTAGCTATAGTTTTGATGTTATTAATATTAAAAGTTAATAATATTGCCCTTACAATATCTATATCTTTATTTATACTCTCAATAATGATTTTATTTGGAAAAGTACAATAA
- a CDS encoding sensor domain-containing diguanylate cyclase yields the protein MTSKDIILKQNNRIFSILILGLLIIIYVYISFQNFIFFQVISNIFAIIIGMSMAIIALNTYEISQTHYFTFLGLSYGFVAFFDILHILTNPNIGIFNYSMSIHINLWLISRIIQSISLFVSFLNFHFKFRLHLFFLIYLSVSIFSLFIIFVTNIFNPSTFVIMFFAIILISLSIITMFKYKKYFHNEMYYILMSSMVSLLISNSFFINFLGQENIYISLGYIFKIISYYLLYKALNFINLKEPYKTLFYKLNKYNQQLQEKTIELEKVNKKLSILSLKDSLTGLYNRLYFEKEMRLINELGYETLGIVMADLDNMKKVNDSKGHLMGDKYLKDAAKILKSNLREGDTVARIGGDEFAIILYNIKKEDINSLVNRIKNSVGEYNKIHNEFVMSISIGWDLIKIGEKPIEKVLKTADENMYADKYKNKRKNHLLLKVRN from the coding sequence ATGACATCTAAAGATATAATATTAAAACAAAATAACAGAATTTTTTCTATATTAATTTTAGGCTTATTAATAATTATATATGTATATATATCTTTTCAAAATTTTATTTTTTTTCAAGTTATATCAAATATTTTTGCTATAATAATTGGAATGTCAATGGCTATAATAGCATTAAATACTTATGAAATTTCGCAAACTCACTATTTTACTTTTTTAGGACTTTCTTATGGTTTTGTAGCCTTTTTTGATATATTACACATTTTAACTAATCCTAATATAGGTATATTTAATTATTCTATGTCTATTCATATAAATTTATGGCTTATATCGAGAATAATTCAATCAATATCTCTTTTTGTATCATTTCTAAATTTTCATTTTAAATTTAGATTACATTTATTTTTTTTAATATATTTAAGTGTAAGTATATTTTCCCTATTTATTATATTTGTGACTAATATTTTTAACCCTTCTACCTTTGTAATAATGTTTTTTGCAATTATATTAATATCTTTAAGTATTATAACTATGTTTAAATATAAAAAGTATTTTCATAATGAGATGTATTATATACTTATGAGTTCCATGGTTTCACTCTTAATTTCTAATAGTTTTTTTATTAACTTTTTAGGACAAGAAAATATATATATTTCATTAGGATATATATTTAAAATAATTTCTTATTATCTTTTATATAAGGCTTTAAATTTTATAAATTTAAAAGAGCCATATAAAACTCTTTTTTATAAATTAAATAAGTATAATCAACAATTACAAGAAAAAACAATAGAACTTGAAAAAGTTAATAAAAAACTTTCAATACTTAGCTTAAAAGATTCATTAACAGGATTGTATAATAGACTCTATTTTGAAAAAGAAATGAGATTAATCAATGAATTAGGATATGAAACTCTTGGAATTGTAATGGCTGATCTTGATAATATGAAAAAAGTTAATGATAGTAAGGGACATTTAATGGGAGATAAATATCTTAAAGATGCTGCAAAAATATTAAAAAGTAATCTTAGGGAAGGTGATACAGTAGCAAGAATAGGTGGAGATGAATTTGCTATTATATTATACAATATAAAAAAAGAGGATATAAATAGTTTGGTAAATAGAATTAAAAATTCTGTTGGAGAGTATAACAAAATTCATAATGAATTTGTTATGAGTATTTCTATTGGTTGGGATTTAATAAAAATTGGAGAAAAGCCTATAGAAAAAGTTTTGAAAACTGCTGATGAAAATATGTATGCAGATAAATATAAAAATAAGAGAAAAAATCATCTTCTTTTAAAAGTTAGAAATTAA
- a CDS encoding DsrE/DsrF/DrsH-like family protein has product MSKKIVIVGGVAGGASTAARLRRMDEDSEIIMIERGEYISFANCGLPYYIGGTIEERDNLLLQTPEDMNSRFNIDVRVKNEVISIDRDKQEITIKKLDNNQEYKESYDVLVLSPGSTPLRPPIKGIDAENIFSLWNIPDTDKIKSYMDTKKPKRAAVIGGGFIGLEMAENLHDKGLEVFIIEMADQVMAPVDYEMAQIAHNHIRSKGVKLVLEDGVKEFINKNDGSTTVVLQSGDKIETDMIILSIGIRPNSELAKTAELETNKRGGIIVDEYLKTSDDNIYALGDVVEVIDFNTKSKTMVPLAGPANKQGRIVANNIVGRYEKYEGTQGTSIAKVFDLTIASTGINEKTLKKNNLKYKEDYFVALIHSKSNAGYYPGAIPMTIKLIFDKTGKVLGSQIVGYNGVDKRIDVIATAIRFNSTIYDLKKLELAYAPPYSSAKDPVNMAGFTAENILKGDVDVINYDEIETLDISNTIILDVREDIERQLGFIDNSINIPVDELRKRLNELDKDKTIVVYCAIGVRGYIATRILKQNGFKNVMNLNGGYSTFSCMDCNDDNCSTEACSADINYDEAGNLENTEDTERKTVKLNACGLQCPGPIMQVFNKMKELEEGDILEVKATDPGFMSDIKTWAERTGNTLISTKKEENSFLAILKKGSSIVKTQNKEVINPKEDKSMVVFSGDLDKAIASFIIANGAASMGREVTMFFTFWGLNILRKDEKVETDKSFMDKMFSKMMPRGSKKLGLSRMNMAGMGSKMIRKVMNDKNIDSLEELIKKAQENGVRIVACAMSMDVMGIKREELIDGVEIGGVANYLGAAENSDVNLFI; this is encoded by the coding sequence ATGTCAAAAAAAATAGTTATAGTAGGTGGGGTAGCAGGTGGTGCTAGTACTGCTGCAAGGCTTAGAAGAATGGATGAAGATTCAGAAATAATAATGATAGAAAGAGGAGAATATATTTCTTTTGCAAATTGTGGACTTCCTTACTATATTGGAGGTACTATAGAAGAAAGAGATAATTTATTACTTCAAACTCCAGAGGACATGAATTCTAGATTTAATATTGATGTAAGAGTTAAAAATGAAGTCATAAGTATAGATAGAGATAAACAAGAAATCACTATAAAAAAGTTAGATAATAACCAAGAATATAAGGAAAGTTATGATGTTTTAGTTCTTTCACCAGGTTCTACACCTTTACGACCACCAATAAAAGGAATAGATGCAGAGAATATTTTTTCATTATGGAACATACCAGATACAGATAAAATAAAGTCATATATGGATACAAAAAAACCAAAAAGAGCAGCTGTTATTGGTGGAGGATTTATAGGACTTGAGATGGCAGAAAATCTTCATGATAAAGGACTAGAGGTTTTTATTATAGAAATGGCAGATCAAGTTATGGCTCCTGTAGATTATGAAATGGCTCAAATAGCTCATAATCATATAAGAAGTAAAGGGGTTAAATTAGTATTAGAAGATGGAGTTAAAGAATTTATAAATAAGAATGATGGAAGTACAACTGTAGTTTTACAAAGTGGTGATAAAATTGAAACGGATATGATAATTCTTTCAATTGGTATAAGACCTAATTCAGAGCTTGCAAAAACCGCAGAACTTGAAACTAATAAACGTGGTGGAATAATAGTTGATGAATACTTAAAAACTTCTGACGATAATATATATGCATTAGGAGATGTTGTAGAAGTAATTGATTTCAATACAAAAAGCAAGACAATGGTACCACTTGCAGGTCCTGCTAATAAACAAGGTAGGATTGTTGCAAATAATATTGTAGGTAGATATGAAAAATATGAGGGGACTCAGGGAACTTCAATTGCAAAAGTATTTGATTTAACTATAGCTAGTACTGGTATAAATGAAAAAACCTTAAAGAAAAATAATTTAAAATATAAAGAGGATTATTTTGTTGCACTAATACATTCGAAATCAAATGCAGGATATTATCCAGGGGCAATACCAATGACAATAAAATTGATATTTGATAAAACTGGAAAAGTATTAGGATCTCAAATTGTAGGATATAATGGAGTAGATAAAAGAATAGATGTAATTGCAACAGCTATTAGATTTAATAGTACTATTTATGATTTGAAAAAATTAGAGCTTGCTTATGCACCACCTTATTCATCGGCCAAAGATCCTGTAAATATGGCAGGTTTTACAGCTGAAAACATACTAAAAGGTGATGTAGATGTTATAAACTATGATGAGATAGAAACTTTAGATATTAGTAATACTATAATTCTTGATGTTAGAGAAGATATTGAGAGACAGCTTGGTTTTATAGATAACTCTATTAATATACCTGTAGATGAATTAAGAAAAAGATTAAATGAATTAGATAAAGATAAAACAATAGTAGTCTATTGTGCTATAGGAGTAAGAGGATATATTGCAACTAGAATATTAAAACAAAATGGATTTAAAAATGTAATGAATCTAAATGGAGGATATTCTACTTTTAGTTGTATGGATTGTAATGATGATAATTGTTCAACTGAAGCATGTAGCGCAGATATTAATTATGATGAAGCTGGAAATTTAGAGAATACAGAGGACACAGAAAGAAAAACGGTAAAATTGAATGCTTGTGGGCTTCAATGTCCAGGACCTATTATGCAAGTTTTTAATAAAATGAAAGAATTAGAAGAGGGAGATATATTAGAAGTAAAAGCTACTGATCCTGGCTTTATGAGTGATATAAAAACATGGGCAGAAAGAACAGGTAATACTTTGATATCAACTAAAAAAGAAGAAAATTCATTTTTAGCTATTTTAAAAAAGGGTAGTTCAATTGTAAAAACTCAAAATAAAGAAGTAATAAATCCTAAAGAAGATAAAAGTATGGTTGTATTTAGTGGAGATTTAGATAAAGCTATAGCTTCCTTTATAATTGCAAATGGTGCAGCATCTATGGGTAGAGAAGTTACCATGTTCTTTACATTCTGGGGATTAAATATTTTAAGAAAAGATGAGAAGGTAGAAACAGATAAAAGTTTTATGGATAAAATGTTTTCAAAAATGATGCCTAGAGGAAGTAAGAAATTAGGACTGTCTCGTATGAATATGGCTGGCATGGGATCAAAAATGATTAGAAAAGTAATGAATGATAAAAATATTGATTCACTGGAAGAGTTAATAAAAAAAGCACAAGAAAATGGTGTAAGAATAGTAGCTTGTGCAATGAGTATGGATGTTATGGGAATAAAAAGAGAAGAACTTATAGATGGAGTAGAAATAGGTGGAGTTGCAAATTATTTAGGTGCAGCAGAAAACTCAGATGTTAATCTATTTATTTAA
- a CDS encoding ArsR/SmtB family transcription factor: MDLGKKDIFDKKSEILKSLAHPIRLCIVHGLMEQEGRNVSTIQSCLNAPQSTISQHLAKLKAAGIIEGKRNGTEINYYVIDEDAKKIISSIIK; this comes from the coding sequence ATGGATTTAGGGAAAAAAGATATATTTGATAAAAAATCAGAAATATTAAAATCACTAGCACACCCTATAAGACTATGTATTGTACATGGACTTATGGAACAAGAAGGTAGGAATGTTTCTACAATTCAAAGCTGTTTAAATGCTCCTCAATCCACAATATCTCAGCATTTAGCAAAACTTAAAGCTGCAGGTATTATTGAAGGAAAGAGAAATGGTACTGAGATAAATTATTATGTTATAGATGAAGATGCAAAAAAAATAATAAGTTCAATTATAAAATAA
- a CDS encoding DUF1576 domain-containing protein: protein MNRNLSIQIDKTENSIIKYVLLILPISFIISAFLLDDIDTIIKGLYNIMWSEDILLTDYLEIAGIGATLINSSLITFFNLFLLHKLKVPINGTAIAGVFIVAGFSFFGKNIFNVWPIYIGTFIYSVYQGRKYRSVIYISMFATSLSPIVSQLSFGLGLPLIEGIVLGWLFGIGIGFIITPLSAHLVRAHDGYNIYNVGFTAGFIATVLIAVLRSYGLDISTQSILSSKYDTFLKVFLLSFSIILILIGYLLNKKTFKGYREIFEYSGRLVTDFILLIGIGNTFVNMGLMGVISIIYVIISGGAINGPIVGGILTIIGFSAFGKHPKNTIPILLGVFAAGLLNIWDINSTVVIIAGLFSTTLAPIAGEYGPFAGFISGFLHLAVVMNVGVVHGGVNLYNNGFSGGIVASVLVPILDTFSKGD, encoded by the coding sequence ATGAATAGAAATCTATCTATACAAATTGACAAAACCGAAAATTCTATAATAAAATATGTGCTTTTAATTTTACCTATATCATTTATAATCTCTGCATTTCTTTTAGATGATATTGATACAATAATAAAGGGACTATACAATATCATGTGGAGCGAAGACATACTTTTAACTGACTATTTAGAAATAGCAGGTATTGGTGCTACTTTAATAAATTCATCATTAATAACATTTTTTAATTTATTTCTTCTACATAAATTAAAAGTGCCTATAAATGGTACAGCTATTGCTGGTGTATTTATTGTTGCAGGCTTCTCATTTTTTGGCAAAAATATATTTAATGTTTGGCCAATATATATAGGAACTTTTATTTATTCAGTTTATCAAGGTAGAAAATATCGTTCTGTTATATATATATCAATGTTTGCTACATCTCTTTCTCCAATTGTAAGTCAATTATCATTTGGACTTGGTCTCCCTCTCATAGAGGGAATTGTCTTAGGATGGCTTTTTGGCATAGGAATTGGTTTTATAATAACTCCACTTTCTGCACATTTAGTTCGTGCACATGATGGTTATAATATTTATAATGTAGGCTTCACGGCAGGATTTATTGCTACAGTTCTTATAGCAGTACTTAGAAGTTATGGTTTGGATATCAGTACACAATCTATATTATCTTCAAAATATGATACTTTCTTGAAAGTTTTTTTACTTTCATTTTCTATAATACTAATATTAATAGGTTATTTATTAAATAAGAAAACGTTTAAAGGATATAGAGAAATATTCGAGTACTCAGGAAGACTCGTTACAGATTTTATTTTGCTCATAGGAATAGGAAATACTTTTGTAAATATGGGACTTATGGGTGTAATTTCAATTATTTATGTTATAATATCTGGAGGAGCAATTAACGGTCCAATTGTAGGAGGAATTTTAACAATAATAGGTTTTTCTGCATTTGGTAAACATCCAAAAAATACTATACCAATATTACTTGGAGTATTTGCTGCAGGACTTTTGAATATTTGGGATATAAATTCAACAGTTGTTATAATTGCTGGGTTATTTAGCACAACACTCGCGCCTATTGCTGGTGAATATGGTCCTTTTGCTGGATTTATAAGTGGGTTTCTTCATCTAGCTGTAGTAATGAATGTTGGAGTAGTTCATGGTGGAGTAAATCTATATAATAATGGATTTTCTGGAGGAATTGTTGCATCTGTTCTTGTTCCTATATTAGATACATTTTCGAAAGGAGATTGA
- a CDS encoding spore coat associated protein CotJA: protein MDDKKYNEEYERPNYRLARAYVPYQKMCKVYDLKEALCKGTLFPELYMPYEIHNKKKRC from the coding sequence ATGGACGATAAAAAATATAATGAAGAATATGAGAGACCAAATTATAGGTTGGCTCGTGCTTATGTGCCTTACCAGAAAATGTGTAAAGTATATGATTTAAAAGAGGCATTATGTAAAGGAACACTATTTCCTGAACTATATATGCCATATGAAATCCATAATAAAAAGAAAAGATGCTAA
- a CDS encoding spore coat protein CotJB: MDSRQLELLEEIMQVSFGLVETNLYLDTHPADEKALMLHNTFSKQYRDLMKVYSREYGPLMYTGMSMCPWQYIDSPWPWDIEYKKCKWE, encoded by the coding sequence ATGGATTCTAGACAATTAGAATTATTAGAAGAGATTATGCAAGTAAGCTTTGGTTTAGTTGAAACAAATCTTTATCTTGATACTCACCCTGCAGATGAAAAAGCTTTAATGCTTCATAATACATTTTCAAAACAATATCGTGATTTAATGAAAGTTTATTCTAGAGAATATGGACCATTAATGTATACGGGTATGAGTATGTGTCCTTGGCAATATATAGATTCACCTTGGCCATGGGATATTGAATACAAAAAATGCAAATGGGAATAA
- a CDS encoding manganese catalase family protein translates to MWIYEKKIQYPVRVDSCNPALAAMILEQFGGADGELSAGVRYLTQRWTMPTNQAKGILTDIGTEELAHWEIIGTIVYKLVKDAPIEKIKGTPFEAHYANHGKSPFPHNAAGVPWTATFLNSKDDPIADLHDDMAAEEKARATYEHLINLSDDPGVRDTLRFLREREVVHFQRFGETLRIVEDHKNSKKYY, encoded by the coding sequence ATGTGGATTTATGAAAAAAAGATACAATATCCTGTAAGAGTAGACTCCTGTAACCCTGCACTTGCAGCTATGATATTAGAACAGTTTGGTGGGGCAGATGGAGAACTATCAGCAGGTGTAAGATATTTAACTCAAAGATGGACTATGCCTACAAATCAGGCAAAAGGAATACTTACAGATATTGGGACTGAAGAACTTGCTCACTGGGAGATTATTGGTACAATTGTCTATAAGTTAGTAAAGGATGCTCCTATAGAAAAAATTAAAGGAACACCTTTTGAAGCACATTATGCAAATCATGGTAAAAGCCCATTCCCTCACAATGCAGCAGGAGTACCATGGACTGCTACATTCTTAAATTCAAAAGACGACCCTATAGCAGATCTTCATGACGATATGGCAGCAGAAGAAAAGGCTCGTGCAACATATGAACATCTTATAAATTTAAGTGATGATCCTGGTGTTAGAGATACCCTAAGGTTTTTAAGGGAAAGAGAAGTTGTACACTTCCAAAGATTTGGAGAAACTTTAAGAATAGTTGAAGATCATAAAAACAGCAAAAAATATTATTAA
- a CDS encoding HAD family hydrolase, with amino-acid sequence MKRNIGKINIFENIKTIFLDYDGTIHNSIKIYGPAFRKSYNYLVNLGEAPEKKWNDEEISYWLGFSSKAMWEEFMPNIDPDIRDKASKIIGREIVSQINSGKAVLYPHAIETLRYLKDKGYNLVFLSNCSIGYRDKSKEIFGLDSYFVEMACSEEYHYTPKYKILAILKKKYPTDMVMIGDRFQDIEAGKKNNILTIGCNYGFHKPGELDEADIRIDSIKELKYIF; translated from the coding sequence ATTAAGAGAAATATAGGGAAAATCAATATATTTGAAAATATAAAAACAATATTTTTAGATTATGATGGTACTATTCATAATAGTATAAAAATTTATGGACCTGCATTTAGAAAATCCTATAATTATCTAGTTAATTTAGGTGAAGCTCCAGAGAAAAAATGGAATGATGAAGAAATTTCATATTGGCTAGGATTTAGTAGCAAAGCAATGTGGGAAGAGTTTATGCCAAACATTGATCCAGATATTAGAGATAAAGCAAGTAAAATAATAGGTAGAGAAATAGTGAGTCAAATAAACTCTGGAAAAGCAGTATTATATCCACATGCAATAGAAACTCTTAGATATTTAAAAGATAAGGGATATAATTTAGTATTTCTTAGTAACTGTAGTATAGGTTATAGAGATAAGTCAAAAGAAATATTTGGATTAGATAGTTACTTTGTAGAAATGGCTTGTTCTGAAGAATATCATTATACTCCTAAATATAAAATATTAGCTATTTTAAAGAAGAAATATCCTACAGATATGGTTATGATAGGTGATAGATTTCAGGATATAGAAGCAGGAAAGAAAAATAATATTTTAACTATAGGCTGTAATTATGGATTTCATAAACCTGGTGAATTAGATGAAGCTGATATTAGAATAGATAGTATAAAAGAACTAAAATATATATTCTAG
- the ribH gene encoding 6,7-dimethyl-8-ribityllumazine synthase — MKTYEGNLIAKGLKFSIVVGRFNEFIGSKLLSGSIDTFKRHGVEEEDIEIVWVPGAFEMPLVAKKLAKSEKYDGVICIGAVIRGATPHFDYVSSEVSKGIANVSLETELPVIFGVLTTDTIEQAIERAGTKSGNKGSEAAITAIEMANLLREI, encoded by the coding sequence ATGAAAACATACGAAGGAAATTTAATTGCTAAAGGGTTAAAATTCTCTATAGTAGTAGGAAGATTTAATGAATTTATAGGAAGTAAATTATTATCTGGATCTATAGATACTTTTAAACGTCATGGGGTTGAAGAAGAAGATATTGAAATTGTTTGGGTACCTGGAGCATTTGAAATGCCTTTAGTCGCTAAAAAGTTAGCTAAGTCAGAAAAATATGATGGTGTAATATGTATAGGTGCTGTAATTAGAGGAGCTACACCACATTTTGATTATGTATCAAGTGAAGTTTCAAAGGGAATTGCAAATGTATCTTTAGAAACAGAATTACCTGTTATATTTGGAGTACTTACAACCGATACTATTGAGCAAGCTATAGAAAGAGCAGGGACAAAATCAGGAAATAAAGGGTCTGAAGCAGCTATTACAGCAATAGAAATGGCAAATTTATTAAGAGAAATATAG
- a CDS encoding bifunctional 3,4-dihydroxy-2-butanone-4-phosphate synthase/GTP cyclohydrolase II — protein MYKFNTIEEAIEDIKAGKMIVVVDDENRENEGDLLMAAEKATAGEINFMAKYGRGLICTPMTKERVNELDIYPMVSVNTDPKETAFTVSVDSTETTTGISAEERAMTVQKLIDTTATSNDFNRPGHIFPLVAKEGGVLKRAGHTEAAVDLAKLANLYPAGVICEIMNEDGTMARVPELMEYVKEHNLKIITIADLIKYRRKNESLIERASEAFMPTKYGEFKIVGYVNKLNGEHHVALVKGDVSDENPVLVRVHSECLTGDAFGSLRCDCGDQFAAAMRNIEEEGRGILLYMRQEGRGIGLINKIKAYALQDKGMDTVEANIALGFPEDMRDYGIGAQILSDLGVRKVELMTNNPKKLSGISGYGIEVVERVPIQMNHNERNEYYLKTKKKKMGHMLNFKEEK, from the coding sequence ATGTATAAATTTAATACAATAGAAGAAGCAATTGAAGATATTAAAGCGGGAAAAATGATTGTAGTAGTAGATGATGAAAATAGGGAAAATGAAGGGGACTTATTAATGGCAGCTGAAAAAGCAACTGCTGGGGAAATAAACTTCATGGCTAAATATGGTAGAGGTCTTATATGTACTCCTATGACAAAAGAAAGAGTTAATGAGTTAGATATTTATCCAATGGTATCTGTAAATACAGATCCAAAGGAAACAGCTTTTACAGTATCTGTTGACTCTACAGAAACTACCACTGGTATTTCAGCAGAAGAAAGAGCCATGACAGTTCAAAAATTAATAGATACTACTGCAACATCAAATGATTTTAATAGGCCAGGACATATATTCCCTTTAGTAGCAAAAGAAGGTGGGGTATTAAAAAGAGCAGGTCATACAGAAGCAGCAGTAGATTTAGCAAAGTTAGCTAATTTATATCCTGCAGGTGTTATATGTGAAATTATGAATGAAGATGGAACAATGGCTAGAGTACCGGAGCTTATGGAATATGTAAAAGAACATAATTTAAAAATAATAACTATAGCAGATTTAATTAAATATAGAAGAAAAAATGAATCTTTAATAGAAAGAGCATCAGAAGCTTTTATGCCTACTAAATATGGAGAATTTAAAATAGTAGGATATGTTAATAAACTAAATGGAGAACATCATGTAGCTCTAGTTAAAGGAGATGTATCTGATGAAAATCCAGTATTAGTAAGAGTACATTCAGAATGTTTAACAGGGGATGCCTTTGGTTCTCTTAGATGTGACTGTGGAGATCAATTTGCTGCAGCTATGAGAAATATTGAAGAAGAAGGAAGAGGAATATTACTTTATATGCGTCAAGAAGGAAGAGGAATTGGTTTGATAAATAAGATCAAAGCTTATGCTCTACAAGATAAAGGAATGGATACAGTGGAAGCTAATATAGCTCTTGGTTTTCCAGAAGATATGAGAGACTATGGTATTGGTGCTCAAATATTATCTGATTTAGGTGTAAGAAAGGTAGAACTTATGACTAATAATCCTAAAAAGTTATCAGGAATTTCAGGATATGGAATAGAAGTTGTAGAAAGAGTACCTATTCAGATGAATCATAATGAAAGAAATGAATATTATTTAAAAACTAAAAAGAAAAAAATGGGTCACATGCTAAATTTTAAGGAGGAAAAGTAA